A window of the Gordonia humi genome harbors these coding sequences:
- a CDS encoding alpha/beta fold hydrolase: MALTELAFPSHNGRDTVYGWMYHPTRPARAIVQIIHGLGEHSRRYLHLITTLLDAGFVVVADDHAGHGKTAVESGFWVDTGDHGAQTAVVDEQSLMTIARETYPDLPYVVFGHSWGSMIARPLASVTQIDGLILCGIAAQMAGIETGVDRTALAAEPNQAGPAAAEYIETLFDAFVSRYGDGAGPTDWVARSADVVRDHGIDPLNNFGAPMTVRFLRGFIDLYDVANADDWYASVRTDLPVMILAGDQDPVTNYGEGAYHVANRLVATRHRDVRTRVYTGFRHEVHNEPEIRDEVEAEIVAFVEKVL; this comes from the coding sequence GTGGCACTCACCGAACTCGCCTTTCCCTCGCACAACGGCCGCGACACCGTCTACGGGTGGATGTATCACCCCACACGGCCCGCGCGGGCGATCGTCCAGATCATCCACGGTCTCGGTGAGCACTCCCGCCGCTATCTGCACCTGATCACCACACTGCTCGACGCCGGGTTCGTCGTCGTGGCCGACGATCACGCCGGCCACGGCAAGACGGCCGTCGAATCGGGATTCTGGGTGGATACCGGTGATCACGGTGCACAGACCGCCGTCGTCGACGAACAGTCGTTGATGACGATCGCACGGGAGACCTACCCGGATCTGCCGTACGTCGTGTTCGGACACTCGTGGGGGTCGATGATCGCGCGACCGCTGGCCTCGGTCACTCAGATCGACGGGCTGATCCTGTGCGGGATCGCCGCACAGATGGCGGGCATCGAGACCGGTGTCGACCGCACCGCGCTCGCCGCCGAGCCGAACCAGGCCGGTCCGGCCGCGGCCGAGTACATCGAGACCCTGTTCGACGCTTTCGTGTCCCGCTACGGCGACGGCGCCGGCCCCACCGACTGGGTGGCCCGCAGCGCCGACGTGGTGCGCGATCACGGCATCGACCCGCTGAACAACTTCGGCGCCCCGATGACCGTCCGCTTCCTGCGCGGCTTCATCGACCTGTACGACGTCGCCAACGCCGACGACTGGTACGCATCGGTGCGCACCGACCTGCCGGTGATGATCCTGGCGGGCGATCAGGACCCCGTGACCAATTACGGCGAGGGCGCTTATCACGTCGCGAACCGACTCGTCGCCACCCGGCACCGCGATGTGCGCACCCGCGTCTACACCGGTTTCCGCCACGAGGTCCACAACGAACCCGAGATCCGCGACGAGGTCGAGGCCGAGATCGTGGCCTTCGTCGAGAAGGTGCTGTAG
- a CDS encoding ferredoxin reductase encodes MAKRLATLVGSLVEATATPYPVDRYLEFIDPMLTWRDTRAKVVDVQHRTDRSVTLTLRPTRQWKGHRAGQYVEVGVVIDGIRQRRFFSPANAENPRGDIELTVAAHDGGLVSNHLRDRVEAGEVLTLAAAAGEFALPTQRPAEIVLVSGGSGITPVLSMLRTLIAEGHPGPITFVHYARSADDVAYRAELEAIARSVAGVTLRLYYTRGEDPSHFQAEHIADVAASGAQVYMCGPATLMDAVREYADEAGIAENLHSEAFTVALPTVVPDDQVGGTVTFGTSNVSAENDGRTILEQAEGAGLSPEYGCRMGICFSCTKVRTSGCTRNVLTGELDSEPDAHIQICVNAPVGDVEIDV; translated from the coding sequence ATGGCCAAGCGCCTCGCGACCCTCGTCGGTTCGCTCGTGGAAGCCACCGCCACCCCCTACCCGGTGGACCGGTACCTGGAGTTCATCGACCCGATGCTCACCTGGCGAGACACCCGGGCCAAGGTCGTCGACGTGCAGCACCGCACGGATCGCTCAGTGACGCTGACGCTGCGCCCCACCCGCCAGTGGAAGGGCCACCGAGCCGGACAGTACGTCGAGGTCGGAGTGGTGATCGACGGCATCCGCCAGCGCCGCTTCTTCTCCCCCGCCAACGCCGAGAACCCTCGCGGCGACATCGAGCTGACCGTCGCGGCACACGACGGCGGCCTCGTCTCGAACCACCTCCGGGACCGCGTCGAGGCCGGCGAGGTGCTGACGCTCGCGGCCGCCGCCGGCGAGTTCGCCCTGCCGACCCAACGCCCCGCCGAGATCGTCCTCGTCAGCGGCGGCAGCGGAATCACACCCGTGCTCTCAATGCTGCGCACGTTGATCGCCGAAGGACACCCCGGTCCGATCACCTTCGTGCACTACGCCCGCTCGGCCGACGACGTCGCGTACCGCGCCGAACTCGAAGCGATCGCCCGTAGCGTCGCCGGTGTGACGCTGCGCCTGTACTACACGCGCGGCGAGGACCCGTCGCACTTTCAGGCCGAGCACATCGCCGACGTCGCCGCATCCGGTGCACAGGTGTACATGTGCGGTCCGGCGACGCTGATGGACGCCGTCCGGGAGTACGCCGACGAGGCCGGGATCGCCGAGAACCTGCACAGCGAGGCGTTCACCGTCGCACTGCCCACCGTGGTGCCCGACGACCAGGTCGGTGGCACGGTCACCTTCGGGACGTCGAACGTGAGCGCCGAGAACGACGGCCGCACCATCCTCGAACAGGCCGAGGGCGCCGGCCTGAGTCCCGAATACGGATGCCGCATGGGCATCTGCTTCAGCTGCACCAAGGTCCGCACGTCGGGCTGCACCCGCAACGTGCTGACCGGGGAGCTCGACTCCGAGCCCGACGCCCACATCCAGATCTGCGTCAACGCCCCCGTCGGCGACGTCGAGATCGACGTCTGA
- a CDS encoding fatty acid desaturase family protein, producing MTVSLLPQRTPSTEIDLSYEQVEALGAELDALRSRIVADLGDKDREYIYSIIAAQRKLEFAGRAAMFVPFLPPVWLAGVASLGVAKILDNMEIGHNVMHGQYDWMREDTYNSREFDWDNVCPGDQWKHSHNYMHHTFTNVLGEDRDIGYGILRMARDQKWNPYYLGNLGYATALMLLFEWGVMLHDLEAENIVQGKRKWGDVKHLVKGMWRKARKQVAKDYILWPALTGPFFLSTLVGNASANLIRNVWAYSIIFCGHFPTGAQTFTAEECVDETKGQWYVRQMLGSANIDGGRLFHIMSGNLSHQIEHHLFPDVPANRYPEMAVEVREICEKYGLPYNTGSLSNQLGSTWKKIAKLSLPNWMTRDDNDVIVNIERSKAVDAA from the coding sequence ATGACCGTCTCACTTCTCCCCCAGCGCACCCCGTCCACCGAGATCGACCTCTCGTATGAGCAGGTCGAAGCGCTCGGCGCCGAACTCGACGCCCTGCGCTCGCGCATCGTCGCCGACCTCGGCGACAAGGACCGCGAGTACATCTACTCGATCATCGCCGCTCAGCGAAAGCTCGAGTTCGCGGGTCGCGCAGCCATGTTCGTCCCGTTCCTGCCGCCGGTGTGGCTGGCGGGCGTCGCGTCGCTCGGCGTCGCGAAGATCCTGGACAACATGGAGATCGGCCACAACGTGATGCACGGCCAGTACGACTGGATGCGCGAGGACACCTACAATTCGCGCGAGTTCGACTGGGACAACGTGTGCCCGGGCGATCAGTGGAAGCACAGCCACAACTACATGCATCACACCTTCACCAACGTCCTCGGCGAAGACCGCGACATCGGCTACGGCATCCTGCGCATGGCGCGCGATCAGAAGTGGAACCCGTATTACCTCGGCAACCTCGGCTACGCGACCGCCCTGATGCTGTTGTTCGAGTGGGGCGTCATGCTGCACGATCTCGAAGCCGAGAACATCGTGCAGGGCAAGCGCAAGTGGGGCGACGTCAAGCACCTGGTGAAGGGCATGTGGCGCAAGGCCCGCAAGCAGGTCGCCAAGGACTATATCCTGTGGCCGGCCCTGACCGGACCGTTCTTCCTCTCCACCCTGGTCGGCAATGCGAGCGCCAACCTGATCCGTAACGTGTGGGCGTACTCGATCATCTTCTGCGGCCACTTCCCCACCGGCGCACAGACGTTCACCGCCGAAGAATGTGTCGACGAGACGAAGGGACAGTGGTACGTCCGGCAGATGCTCGGATCGGCCAACATCGACGGCGGTCGCCTGTTCCACATCATGAGCGGCAACCTGTCGCACCAGATCGAGCACCACCTGTTCCCGGACGTGCCCGCCAACCGGTACCCGGAGATGGCCGTCGAGGTCCGCGAGATCTGCGAGAAGTACGGTCTGCCGTACAACACCGGTTCGCTGAGCAATCAGCTCGGCTCCACCTGGAAGAAGATCGCGAAACTGTCGCTGCCCAACTGGATGACCCGCGACGACAACGACGTGATCGTCAACATCGAGCGCAGCAAGGCCGTCGACGCAGCCTAG